Proteins from one Gimesia maris genomic window:
- a CDS encoding sigma-70 family RNA polymerase sigma factor: MHRFDANLNLLFQEAEKQGFLTFQQVHTFLPDEGGDPSLIEYIVVGLEERGLDLIDDPNADIDDEEVASVDSSANTHSDVAQGADEDSDDASSSIVEPETSLSSRDPIRMYLSQMGNIPLLSRSREIFLAKKIEITRKRFRRTVLESDFALKIAIDTLEKVFAGELPFERTLRTSDTEDATKDQIMGRMPYNIATLKALLQKNNEDFELIQSGELGKVEQREVQKRMVVRRQKMATLCEELCLRTQRLQPVLKRIHQIAGRMREVQEQLEDYKQLRHKATDHRLLERELSELTIMVVETSEDFQTRSREIKRRFDDWTEAKQQLSGGNLRLVVSIAKKYRNRGLSFLDLIQEGNAGLMRGVEKYEYRRGYKFSTYATWWIRQAITRAVADHARTIRIPVHMFQSISTLKARSEQIRQETGREPTMEELADSVGLGVEETERIMKTWKHPISLDTPVGESEDSSFGDFLEDGHESSPADAAMREMLKDKIEHVLKSLTYREREIIRLRYGLGDGYSYTLEETGRIFKVTRERIRQIESKALRKLQHQTRSAHLRGFVDAIFPNKEDEENEGEEGVQTDQESSTMVGALE; encoded by the coding sequence GTGCACCGTTTCGATGCAAATCTGAACTTACTATTTCAGGAAGCGGAAAAACAAGGTTTTTTAACATTTCAACAGGTTCATACGTTCCTCCCAGACGAAGGAGGCGATCCCTCGCTGATTGAATATATTGTCGTGGGACTGGAAGAGCGTGGCCTTGATCTGATTGATGATCCGAATGCGGATATTGATGATGAGGAAGTTGCTTCCGTCGACTCCTCAGCGAACACCCACTCGGATGTAGCTCAGGGGGCAGATGAAGATTCAGATGATGCTTCTTCCTCCATTGTTGAACCCGAAACATCGCTCTCTTCGCGTGATCCCATTCGCATGTATCTCAGTCAGATGGGAAATATCCCACTGTTGAGTCGTTCTCGCGAAATTTTTCTGGCCAAGAAGATTGAAATCACGCGTAAACGATTTCGCCGCACTGTGCTGGAATCTGATTTCGCACTCAAGATTGCCATCGACACTCTGGAGAAAGTGTTCGCAGGAGAGCTTCCTTTTGAGCGAACCTTACGCACCTCTGATACCGAAGATGCCACCAAAGATCAGATTATGGGGCGGATGCCTTATAATATCGCAACCTTAAAGGCACTCCTCCAGAAAAACAATGAGGATTTTGAGCTGATTCAGTCTGGTGAACTTGGTAAGGTTGAGCAGCGTGAAGTTCAAAAGCGGATGGTGGTACGTCGCCAGAAAATGGCAACCCTCTGTGAAGAACTCTGTCTGCGTACGCAACGTCTGCAGCCGGTTCTGAAACGAATTCATCAGATTGCCGGTCGGATGCGTGAGGTTCAGGAACAGCTTGAAGATTATAAGCAGCTGCGTCATAAGGCCACCGATCACCGTCTGCTGGAACGCGAACTGTCTGAGTTGACCATCATGGTGGTCGAAACATCAGAAGATTTTCAGACCCGTTCCCGGGAAATCAAACGTCGTTTTGATGACTGGACCGAAGCCAAGCAGCAACTCTCTGGCGGAAACCTGCGTCTGGTTGTCTCGATTGCTAAAAAATACCGAAATCGTGGCTTAAGCTTCCTGGACCTGATTCAGGAAGGAAACGCCGGCCTGATGCGTGGTGTGGAAAAATATGAATATCGCCGTGGTTATAAGTTTTCAACCTATGCTACCTGGTGGATACGTCAGGCCATTACCCGCGCTGTCGCCGACCATGCCCGGACCATTCGAATTCCCGTGCACATGTTCCAGAGTATCTCTACTCTGAAAGCGCGCAGCGAACAGATTCGCCAGGAAACCGGTCGTGAACCGACGATGGAAGAACTGGCCGATTCCGTTGGTCTTGGTGTGGAAGAGACCGAACGGATCATGAAGACCTGGAAACATCCCATCAGCCTGGATACGCCTGTGGGAGAAAGTGAAGACAGCAGCTTCGGTGATTTCCTGGAAGATGGACACGAATCCTCTCCTGCAGACGCTGCCATGCGTGAAATGCTGAAAGACAAAATTGAGCATGTTCTCAAAAGCCTGACATACCGTGAACGTGAAATCATCCGTCTGCGATATGGCTTAGGTGATGGCTACAGTTATACATTGGAAGAAACCGGTCGTATCTTCAAAGTAACCCGCGAGCGAATTCGCCAGATCGAATCCAAGGCGCTGCGAAAACTGCAGCATCAGACACGCAGTGCCCATCTGCGAGGCTTTGTCGATGCCATCTTCCCGAACAAGGAAGATGAGGAAAACGAAGGTGAAGAGGGCGTGCAGACAGATCAGGAGTCTTCCACCATGGTGGGGGCACTTGAGTAG